In Deltaproteobacteria bacterium, the genomic window CCCCAGATTCATCATTCCAGTCCCCAAGACCTCCCTTGCCGCCGAAAGTCAGGCGACCTCCACCGTGCTAACAACAGATCAAGAAGGGAAGATCTCATTGTATCTGAACTGATGTTCATAGGAAAAGGCAATTCTTTACTCCCAGAATTTCCACCACTTTTTGCGCTTTTGACGAGCTTCCTGCCCCTTTTCGGAGCCTTTATCTAACTCTTTTTGAACCTGTTCAGCTTTCTTTTCGCGCTGTTTTTCCAGGCCTTTATTTTCCTTATCTTCTTTCTTCTGCACGGCCTCTGTCATTGTTTCCTCAGCTTCTCCGCGCTCCTCACGAACCTTTTTCTTCCATCTTTTCCCGCTCTCAGCTTTCTCCTCCTCTTTCATTTCTTCGACTTCGGCATCTGTTCGGGAATCCATCGCCTTGCCATGGCCTGTAATCCGTTTTTCTGTGGGCTTTCTCTTGCCTGCCCATGTAGGTTTTTCAGCAAAAGCAGGTGCAGTCGCCAGAAAGATCAATCCGATCAGCATACTTGTTAATGCTCTCATCGGTTCCTCCTTTCAAAAAGGGTCTGTCAGAATGAGTTTAAAGTTTTTCCATTTACATCGGTTTCATGTCAGGATCATGTTCAGGAGAACGGGTCTTCATATATTCGTGTTCGTTGGTGAGGTGTTCAAAATAGTGTTGGAATGTCCAGGTCCAAGCTGTCTCGGTGATCATAGCGAAAATCACCTCCTGAGGATTGGGTAATACCTTTTTAAAACTTCTCAGGATCTGCATCACCTGCTGTCTATCTTGCGAATGCATCAGCACCGAACGGTAATTGCCGAAGACCGGAGTTGCTCCAGTAAATCCGATAGAAGGGTCTATTCCCTCATTTTTGCGTAATGCTTCAGCCTTTTTATCCACCGCTTCACCCACTGTTGAGGTCAATAAATCTTCTGTAACCGGGGTCACTTGCACTCTTGTTCCACTTTGATCCACGGCGTCAAACGCAAAGATGCCCGCCTCTATGTCCTGTTGTGACAATCCCAGGGTAAAACAAATGATGCTGTCATTCATAGGTAGCAAGCCTCCTTTCTGCAAAGAGTGCGTCAAATTACAGATATTTTTGTCGATCCTGAAGAAAGTTCTTGTAAATCCGGTAATGCTCGGTCTCTTCGTAGGCCACGGGACAGACGGGAACGTGGTCGAAACTGTAGATCTTGGCTCCGGCGCAGGCGAGCAGAATCGGGGAGTGCGTAGCGATAACGAACTGGGCGTGACCCGCCTGGCTATTCGTGCCTAGAATTTCGAGTAATTCAAGCTGACTGCGTGGAGAAAGCGCCGTCTCGGGTTCATCGAGCAAGTAGATGCCCTTGATCTGGTACCGGCTTCGGAAGTAGGACATCAGAGATTGACCATGTGACTGCGTCACCAAAGACTTGCCGCCGAAGTATTTTAGTTGGCCAGGGTCCGATGCCGCCCACTCATCCAGAAAATTAACGAAATCCTTGAAGATCTCCGAGCCGAAGAAGGAGCCGGGAACGCGCCCATTAGACCATTCGAGGGAAAGATAATGGTGGAGTTGGCCTTCGAAAACGTTCACTTGGTAACGGGTGCCCGCGGGGGCACGCCAGATGTGGATACCACAGGCGTACGCCAGCGCCTCCAGTAGGGTCGACTTGCCAGTGCCGTTCTCGCCGACAAAGAAAGTCACAGGCGTGTCGAGGGCTAGATGTTTGGTTTGATGAAAGAGGGGCAGGCTAAAGGGATAGTGTTCACGGGTAGGGTATTTTTCAGGCAGTAGTGTGATACTTTTTAGATGAATGGACATTATATTTTCTTTTCTCGGTGAGCACAAATCAAGGTTTGCCCTCAGAGTCTTGCGAGCTCCGGCTCGGTAGGCTCTCTGAATCCCGACCTGTCGGGAACCCGCATGCTGGGCTTGTATCGCCATAGGCTCCGGCAACGGCGTATGGTGGTGGGGCCTGGGGGAGAAATACCCCCGGCTGCCCGATTATGCCCAGATTCATGTAATCCATTTCTTGTTTATGTTCCTCAAGCTTACGTAAAATAGAATTGCACAAAAACATGTAATGACAAGAAAGTTTAAACCAAACGGCATCATATTCTTTCCATTGATAGCACCATGAAGAATGTCAGCACCGTATGTTAAGGGTAATAGGTAGGACAACGGTCGTAGAAACACCGGCAGAGAGTCAACAGGAAAGAACAGGCCGCAAAGAAATATCATCGGAAAGCGGAAGAAATTTGAAAAAGTCTGAGCTTCAAAAACCTCGCTAACAGAGACTGCTATAAAGAGCCCAAGAAATGTTGAAACAATCGCAATCAATATGATGGCTGGCAATACTATTACCCATGAAATCTTAGAGAGATCTGTTAGAAATAAAGCAAGAATAACCGGGACAATAGCGTTGGCTGAACCGAACAAAATTGCCCCTGCTGTCTTAGCCAGCATAAGAAGTTTCAACGGAATAGGTGCGAGAAGTAAACGCTCGAACGACCGATTCTTTTTCTCAAATGTAACTGTTACTGCAAGCATGGAGGTTGTGCCGAATAGAACAGAAATTGCAATCACGCCCGGAAGCAGTGCCGGAATGCTTTCCGAACCACTACTCGATTTGATGAAAAACATGCCTGTCCAAGCTACAGGAAAAATCAACCCCCAACTGATGTTTGGCGGTTTGAGATAGTAAGCACGCATGTCCTTTAATAAAATGTTCCAGAAAGCGACCCATTTTTTCATGCGACACCGCCTTTCTTCTCGATTTCTTTTCTCAAGGCGTTTGCTTCAATGCCGGTGATCCGCACAAATACATCTTCCAGTGATGGGCTTAGACGTCGGGCTTCTGTAACTTCAGCGTTATGATCTTCAATGAACCGGAAGAGTGGACCAAGGCTGATCGGCCCTGCAGACTCAATGCGTACCTGCTCGGTAGAAATAGGCTGAAACTCAAAATGAGTAAAGGCGGTGGCAAGTTTGCCATAGAGATCGTTTGCCGAATTCGAGACAGAAATCAACATCACTTTCCTTTGCTGTACCGGCTGTAAAAGATTTGTGACAGTGTCGATCCGTACAATCTGACCTTTAACGATGAAAGCAATACGTTCACACAGCCTTTCAGCCTCTTCGATGTAGTGTGTGGTAAGAAAGGTTGTCGTCCCGGTACGGTGAAGATCGGCGATAAGCTGTCTAATCTGGCGGGCACTGGCCACATCGAAGTGTTCTCATTTATACTTCCTTAGGCATAACGTGTAGATCACCTGCGGGAATGGAGCGCAACTGAATTCCCGTCAGAGTGCATCTGATTGTGTACGCCCGGCATGGGCGTGAACCTTTCGGCCCTGAGCTCAAGGCC contains:
- a CDS encoding AAA family ATPase, with product MSIHLKSITLLPEKYPTREHYPFSLPLFHQTKHLALDTPVTFFVGENGTGKSTLLEALAYACGIHIWRAPAGTRYQVNVFEGQLHHYLSLEWSNGRVPGSFFGSEIFKDFVNFLDEWAASDPGQLKYFGGKSLVTQSHGQSLMSYFRSRYQIKGIYLLDEPETALSPRSQLELLEILGTNSQAGHAQFVIATHSPILLACAGAKIYSFDHVPVCPVAYEETEHYRIYKNFLQDRQKYL
- a CDS encoding ABC transporter permease; translation: MKKWVAFWNILLKDMRAYYLKPPNISWGLIFPVAWTGMFFIKSSSGSESIPALLPGVIAISVLFGTTSMLAVTVTFEKKNRSFERLLLAPIPLKLLMLAKTAGAILFGSANAIVPVILALFLTDLSKISWVIVLPAIILIAIVSTFLGLFIAVSVSEVFEAQTFSNFFRFPMIFLCGLFFPVDSLPVFLRPLSYLLPLTYGADILHGAINGKNMMPFGLNFLVITCFCAILFYVSLRNINKKWIT
- a CDS encoding DUF3783 domain-containing protein — protein: MNDSIICFTLGLSQQDIEAGIFAFDAVDQSGTRVQVTPVTEDLLTSTVGEAVDKKAEALRKNEGIDPSIGFTGATPVFGNYRSVLMHSQDRQQVMQILRSFKKVLPNPQEVIFAMITETAWTWTFQHYFEHLTNEHEYMKTRSPEHDPDMKPM